One genomic segment of Arachis duranensis cultivar V14167 chromosome 4, aradu.V14167.gnm2.J7QH, whole genome shotgun sequence includes these proteins:
- the LOC107482692 gene encoding uncharacterized protein LOC107482692 isoform X1 — translation MFSFSFSPDSLQTRMDHQQLNPSGAKPVAAAAPPLHKSDADDDDENVKQLDECSTLYLLMQDCVVRTNRNWKECQPEIQALKECFEKKKKINKGK, via the exons ATGTTCAGTTTCTCGTTCTCACCTGACTCG CTTCAAACGCGAATGGATCACCAACAGTTAAACCCGAGCGGAGCGAAACCGGTGGCTGCGGCGGCGCCTCCGCTTCACAAAAGTGACGCGGACGACGACGACGAGAACGTTAAGCAGCTCGACGAGTGTTCTACTCTCTACCTTTTAATGCAG GATTGCGTTGTTCGAACAAACAGGAATTGGAAAGAATGCCAGCCAG AAATTCAAGCTCTGAAGGAATGTtttgagaaaaagaagaagataaacaaAGGCAAGTAA
- the LOC107482692 gene encoding uncharacterized protein LOC107482692 isoform X2, with the protein MTRTNREMLQTRMDHQQLNPSGAKPVAAAAPPLHKSDADDDDENVKQLDECSTLYLLMQDCVVRTNRNWKECQPEIQALKECFEKKKKINKGK; encoded by the exons ATGACACGCACAAATCGAGAAATg CTTCAAACGCGAATGGATCACCAACAGTTAAACCCGAGCGGAGCGAAACCGGTGGCTGCGGCGGCGCCTCCGCTTCACAAAAGTGACGCGGACGACGACGACGAGAACGTTAAGCAGCTCGACGAGTGTTCTACTCTCTACCTTTTAATGCAG GATTGCGTTGTTCGAACAAACAGGAATTGGAAAGAATGCCAGCCAG AAATTCAAGCTCTGAAGGAATGTtttgagaaaaagaagaagataaacaaAGGCAAGTAA
- the LOC107482691 gene encoding peptide methionine sulfoxide reductase B5, with the protein MAGSTEFQVQKSEEEWRAILSPEQFRILRQKGTELKGTGEYNKFYEEGVYNCAGCATPLYKSSTKFDSGCGWPAFFEGLPGAINRSPDPDGRRTEITCAACGGHLGHVFKGEGFKTPTDERHCVNSVSVKFIPSNSTA; encoded by the exons ATGGCAGGGTCAACAGAGTTTCAGGTTCAGAAATCAGAGGAGGAATGGAGGGCCATTCTCTCCCCTGAGCAGTTCAGGATCCTACGCCAGAAAGGAACTGA ATTAAAGGGTACTGGAGAATATAACAAGTTCTATGAAGAAGGGGTTTACAACTGTGCTGGGTGTGCAACTCCTCTTTACAAGTCTTCCACTAAATTTGACTCTGGTTGTGGTTGGCCTGCTTTCTTTGAGGGTTTACCTGGTGCCATCAATCGCTCA CCGGACCCAGATGGGAGGAGGACTGAGATAACTTGTGCAGCATGTGGTGGCCATTTGGGTCATGTTTTCAAAGGAGAGGGGTTCAAGACACCCACTGATGAACGCCATTGTGTTAATAGTGTTTCTGTTAAGTTTATTCCATCTAATTCTACTGCTTAA